A stretch of the Chrysiogenia bacterium genome encodes the following:
- a CDS encoding nucleotidyltransferase family protein, which yields MSRARIDIDREQIAEFCRRHHIRKLSLFGSVLREDFGPDSDVDVLVEFEEGHTPGLAFFGMEIELAELLGRKVDFLTPEFISPCFRDNALRESEPVYVV from the coding sequence ATGAGCCGCGCGCGCATCGACATCGACAGGGAGCAGATCGCCGAGTTCTGCCGCCGCCACCACATCCGAAAGCTCTCGCTGTTCGGATCGGTCCTGCGCGAGGATTTCGGCCCCGACTCCGATGTGGACGTGCTGGTGGAATTCGAGGAGGGACACACGCCCGGACTCGCGTTCTTCGGCATGGAGATCGAGCTGGCCGAGCTGCTCGGACGGAAGGTGGACTTCCTGACGCCGGAGTTCATCAGCCCCTGTTTCCGCGACAACGCGCTTCGCGAATCGGAACCCGTCTATGTCGTTTGA
- a CDS encoding DUF86 domain-containing protein yields MRDHAREAIEFTKGKTLPEVQSDRMLSLALTRLLEIVGEAATRIPEEMRAKYPGIPWPQIVGLRNRLIHGYDSIDYEILWEILHVDLPPLISQLEEILTSLKSE; encoded by the coding sequence ATGCGCGACCACGCCCGTGAAGCCATCGAGTTCACAAAGGGCAAAACGCTCCCCGAAGTTCAGTCTGATCGAATGCTCTCGCTGGCACTCACCCGGCTGCTGGAGATTGTGGGTGAAGCTGCAACACGAATCCCCGAAGAGATGCGCGCCAAATACCCCGGCATTCCCTGGCCCCAGATCGTCGGCCTGCGCAATCGCCTGATCCATGGGTACGACTCCATCGACTATGAGATTTTGTGGGAGATACTTCATGTCGACCTGCCCCCGCTGATCTCGCAACTCGAAGAAATCCTCACCTCTCTTAAATCCGAATGA